Proteins encoded within one genomic window of Candidatus Binatia bacterium:
- a CDS encoding S1/P1 nuclease, producing MFLLIVCAPTPARPWGCEGHETIALLAEKHLTSHARKMVHDLLEAAPIDPRTPRFCHPTTRSVMGEASTWADDVRRDDTSPFQGTGPWHFINIPRGASQSDLRRFCPSRTGCVLTAINEQLAGIRSHATDRRWADALRFIIHLIGDLHQPLHDTTNNDLGGNCVPVAYLGIEPQRSPDHPEDDVYQPNLHSVWDTNIIRRIMEHRSPTWFADFLDHRFQSQLISWQRKTIDFNQWAWESHQLAEQTAYGLLPTPIRPQRSARATPCREMSEKILALHERLTERYQNAAAAVVEEQLAKAGIRLAVVLNQIWP from the coding sequence GGCATGAGACGATCGCCCTCCTCGCCGAGAAGCACCTCACTTCCCACGCGCGGAAGATGGTACACGATCTGCTCGAGGCTGCACCGATTGATCCGCGCACGCCACGTTTCTGTCATCCGACCACGCGCAGCGTGATGGGGGAGGCGTCGACGTGGGCCGACGATGTGCGTCGTGACGACACGTCGCCGTTCCAGGGGACGGGACCTTGGCACTTCATCAACATCCCTCGCGGTGCCTCGCAAAGCGATCTGCGCCGCTTCTGTCCGTCGCGCACAGGCTGTGTGCTGACGGCAATCAATGAGCAGCTTGCGGGGATCCGCAGCCACGCGACCGATCGCCGCTGGGCGGATGCGCTGCGGTTCATCATTCATCTCATTGGCGATCTTCATCAACCGTTGCACGACACCACCAACAACGATCTGGGAGGCAACTGCGTGCCGGTCGCCTATCTGGGCATCGAACCACAACGATCGCCCGACCACCCGGAGGATGACGTGTACCAGCCGAACCTGCACTCGGTGTGGGACACCAATATCATCCGGCGCATCATGGAGCATCGCAGCCCGACGTGGTTCGCCGACTTCCTCGATCACCGCTTTCAATCGCAGCTCATATCCTGGCAGCGGAAGACGATCGACTTCAACCAGTGGGCGTGGGAGAGTCACCAGTTGGCCGAGCAAACGGCATACGGCCTCTTGCCCACGCCGATACGCCCGCAGCGGTCCGCGCGGGCGACACCATGTCGGGAAATGTCGGAGAAGATCTTGGCGCTCCACGAGCGTTTGACGGAGCGCTACCAGAACGCCGCCGCTGCGGTGGTCGAGGAACAGCTGGCGAAAGCCGGCATCCGGCTCGCGGTGGTGTTGAACCAGATTTGGCCCTGA